The following proteins come from a genomic window of bacterium:
- a CDS encoding AAA family ATPase, translated as MITKVTIEYFKRFAKQTFDLGDDVVLAGPNNSGKTTLLQAISVWDLGVQRWLAERQEPSKAKERTGVPITRKDFAAIPLREMNLLWYDRRTAYRKNEDPGKKSGDHKLIRVSIWGRATKAEANWHLAVCFRYANKELVYVWLEDEQGKHVVDVPKGVNETDIVHVPPFSGIGAEETGLNPGYQNMLVGQGKPGDILRNLLHEVYEKSEERKAEPWQSLVETVKEVFGYVLLEPQYNPRTDPFIKVEYRHKASGGAKFDIASAGSGFHQVLMLLSFFYARPASVLLLDEPDAHLHVILQRQIYDRLRSVARMRQCQLLVSTHSEVILEDTGPEQILSFYGAPHRLRVEPERDQVREALKRLSSLDILSAESGQNILYVEGESDFKILAELARILHHPMKAFFDMPFFWPIHGRDAREARAHFFGLKAIRPVIRGVLLLDGDNRSLPDHEIAADDLTVLRWRRYEIENYLLHPDALLRFVAGPAPDIFSAARKTAGEKYLKDNLPPAALSHPLGDIDYLVATPSSKALLPAFLEAAELGLSKKDYYQIAAVMKKAEVHPEVKEKLDEMERVLLPVPSASDGPAR; from the coding sequence ATGATAACGAAGGTTACCATAGAGTACTTCAAGAGATTCGCTAAACAGACATTTGACCTTGGCGATGATGTCGTCCTTGCCGGGCCAAACAACTCCGGGAAGACCACGCTTCTCCAAGCGATTTCGGTATGGGATCTTGGAGTTCAACGCTGGCTCGCTGAACGGCAAGAACCTTCCAAGGCTAAGGAGCGCACGGGAGTTCCAATAACCAGAAAAGACTTCGCTGCTATCCCGCTCAGAGAAATGAACCTCCTGTGGTACGACAGAAGGACGGCATACCGCAAGAACGAAGACCCCGGGAAAAAGAGCGGAGATCATAAGCTGATAAGAGTGAGTATATGGGGGCGGGCCACTAAAGCAGAAGCCAATTGGCACCTCGCGGTCTGCTTTCGCTACGCCAACAAGGAGCTGGTATATGTGTGGCTAGAAGATGAGCAGGGCAAGCACGTTGTGGATGTCCCTAAAGGGGTCAACGAGACTGACATTGTCCATGTGCCTCCCTTTTCCGGCATTGGGGCGGAAGAAACTGGGCTGAACCCGGGCTATCAGAATATGTTGGTTGGCCAAGGGAAGCCGGGAGACATCCTGCGCAACCTACTCCACGAGGTTTACGAGAAAAGCGAAGAGAGGAAGGCCGAGCCATGGCAATCACTCGTTGAGACCGTCAAAGAGGTCTTTGGCTACGTGCTTTTAGAGCCGCAGTATAACCCGCGCACAGACCCTTTCATCAAAGTTGAGTACCGACATAAGGCTTCAGGAGGTGCGAAGTTCGACATTGCCTCCGCGGGCAGCGGCTTCCACCAGGTCCTGATGCTCCTCTCGTTTTTCTATGCAAGGCCAGCGTCCGTTCTTCTCCTCGACGAGCCCGACGCTCACCTCCACGTGATCCTTCAGAGACAGATTTACGACCGTTTGCGCTCAGTAGCTCGAATGCGGCAATGCCAGCTCTTGGTCTCGACCCACTCGGAGGTCATCTTAGAAGATACAGGCCCGGAGCAAATCCTCTCGTTTTACGGTGCGCCTCATCGCCTGCGCGTCGAGCCCGAGAGGGATCAGGTGCGAGAGGCTCTCAAGCGACTCTCCTCGCTTGACATTCTGTCGGCAGAGAGCGGTCAGAACATTCTCTACGTTGAAGGCGAGAGCGACTTCAAGATTCTGGCGGAGTTAGCCCGCATCCTTCACCACCCAATGAAGGCGTTTTTCGATATGCCATTTTTCTGGCCGATACACGGCAGAGACGCGCGCGAGGCAAGAGCACACTTCTTCGGGCTTAAAGCGATTCGCCCCGTAATACGAGGGGTTCTGCTCTTGGACGGCGATAACCGAAGCCTCCCAGACCACGAGATAGCAGCGGACGATCTGACGGTGCTCCGATGGCGGCGCTATGAGATAGAGAACTACCTGCTTCACCCCGATGCTTTGTTGCGTTTCGTCGCGGGGCCGGCCCCGGACATCTTCTCAGCAGCTCGGAAGACCGCGGGGGAGAAGTACCTGAAGGACAATCTGCCGCCCGCCGCCCTCTCACATCCATTGGGGGATATTGACTATCTCGTCGCCACACCTTCCAGCAAAGCCCTTCTCCCTGCCTTTCTTGAAGCGGCAGAGCTCGGTCTTTCGAAAAAGGACTACTATCAGATAGCCGCCGTGATGAAGAAAGCGGAGGTTCATCCTGAGGTCAAGGAGAAGCTTGACGAGATGGAGCGAGTGTTATTGCCCGTGCCCAGCGCCTCGGACGGCCCGGCAAGGTAA
- the surE gene encoding 5'/3'-nucleotidase SurE, which translates to MKILLVNDDGIEATGLVRLEQTLAALADVYVVAPETERSACSHSITLRRPVEARQISQRKFAVDGVPADCVNLALLNLFADVQFDLILSGINNGHNTGEDVSYSGTVAGAIEATLLGWRAIALSVGYSEQPNLGSACEFITDFVRRFSLKDFPDRCFLNINFPRGEGPFPVTLTRQGRLHFENNVVEVDANSKGKGTPHRTRRFRIGRTTRPDLAAEGTDVYAVSNGFISITPMQSDLTDVRALGLMQHLVRSVLSDRSRPHLEA; encoded by the coding sequence ATGAAGATACTTCTTGTTAATGATGACGGTATAGAGGCCACGGGCCTCGTGCGCCTCGAGCAAACGCTTGCGGCACTTGCGGATGTTTATGTTGTTGCTCCCGAGACGGAGCGCAGCGCCTGCTCGCATAGCATCACGCTCCGAAGGCCGGTTGAGGCGAGGCAGATATCGCAGCGTAAGTTTGCGGTTGATGGCGTGCCAGCCGATTGCGTCAATCTGGCTCTCTTGAATCTGTTTGCCGACGTCCAGTTCGACCTGATCTTGTCCGGCATTAACAACGGCCACAACACTGGCGAGGACGTCAGCTACTCTGGGACCGTGGCCGGAGCAATTGAGGCCACCTTGCTTGGCTGGCGAGCTATTGCTCTTTCGGTCGGTTATTCCGAGCAGCCCAACCTCGGCTCTGCGTGCGAATTCATAACGGATTTCGTGAGGCGCTTCTCGCTGAAGGACTTTCCGGATAGATGCTTTTTGAACATCAACTTTCCACGAGGCGAAGGGCCATTTCCGGTGACGTTGACCAGACAGGGCAGGCTGCACTTTGAGAATAATGTGGTCGAGGTCGATGCGAATTCTAAAGGGAAAGGAACACCGCACCGGACGAGGCGGTTCAGGATAGGACGGACTACGCGGCCCGACCTCGCCGCAGAGGGGACTGACGTTTATGCGGTGAGCAATGGCTTCATCTCGATAACACCGATGCAGTCTGATCTGACAGATGTGCGAGCGCTCGGTCTGATGCAACATCTTGTGCGATCGGTGCTTTCCGATCGGAGTCGTCCCCATCTTGAGGCATAA
- a CDS encoding YqaA family protein codes for MLDWLASIPHQLVDWTVAWSGSPYSVWALFLLAFAESSFFPIPPDVLLIAIGMAKPTSALWLALVCTAGSTVGGMFGFLIGRAGGRPLLLKIFKEKKVGVVDRYFEKYGVMAVGVAGFTPIPYKVFTISAGAFRMNFPKFVVISAISRGGRFFLVGLVVMFVWPLVRDSLPKEQLMSYLNYFSLAFIILLIGGFYFVRLMAKRHAARSEKEQEAGRSSSVGTDGSRSSDA; via the coding sequence ATGCTCGACTGGTTGGCATCGATCCCGCACCAGCTCGTTGACTGGACCGTGGCGTGGTCCGGCTCCCCTTACAGCGTTTGGGCTCTCTTTCTGCTGGCGTTCGCGGAGTCGAGTTTCTTCCCGATACCGCCTGACGTCCTGCTGATCGCAATCGGTATGGCGAAGCCAACGTCCGCGTTATGGCTTGCGCTGGTTTGCACGGCTGGTTCGACGGTTGGGGGAATGTTCGGGTTTCTGATTGGCAGGGCGGGTGGCAGGCCGCTGCTTCTGAAGATATTCAAGGAAAAGAAGGTCGGCGTGGTTGATAGATACTTTGAGAAATACGGCGTAATGGCTGTTGGCGTCGCGGGATTCACACCCATCCCATACAAGGTGTTCACGATCTCGGCTGGCGCCTTTAGGATGAACTTCCCCAAGTTCGTGGTCATCTCCGCCATCAGCCGAGGAGGCAGGTTCTTCCTTGTCGGCCTCGTTGTGATGTTCGTCTGGCCGCTTGTCAGGGACTCGCTGCCGAAAGAGCAGCTGATGAGCTATCTGAACTACTTCTCGTTGGCTTTCATAATCCTCTTGATCGGCGGGTTCTATTTTGTAAGATTGATGGCAAAACGCCACGCGGCAAGGTCGGAGAAGGAGCAGGAAGCTGGTCGTTCGAGTTCGGTTGGGACGGACGGTTCCCGCTCATCCGACGCGTAA
- a CDS encoding YciI family protein yields MPRSCFVYAVRPPEAAQDQIEAHKAYQHKNFEAGLLVMGGPFIDEAGGMAIFEAQSKEEAEAIVRNDPSIVSGTYTAALHPWRIAVSRAPGQWMADEKTLRKKPSRPNLNLHT; encoded by the coding sequence ATGCCTCGTAGTTGCTTCGTTTACGCGGTGCGTCCCCCAGAAGCAGCCCAGGACCAGATAGAGGCCCACAAGGCGTATCAGCACAAGAACTTCGAGGCGGGGCTTCTCGTGATGGGTGGGCCGTTCATAGACGAGGCAGGCGGCATGGCCATCTTTGAGGCGCAATCCAAAGAAGAGGCCGAGGCCATCGTCCGGAACGACCCAAGCATCGTCAGCGGAACTTACACCGCCGCCCTGCATCCCTGGCGCATCGCAGTGAGTCGCGCCCCGGGGCAGTGGATGGCAGACGAAAAGACATTGAGAAAGAAACCCAGCCGGCCTAACTTGAATTTACACACTTGA
- a CDS encoding radical SAM protein: protein MTGEVSLFILRAKRLLEGYYLTMTKSLRRFPPVERALKATRRSFRQLLFKRMQLGNTYNAGASAKANCPFPFLEMVINCDGSVACGTLGEAPIVGNVSDQNLWEVWDGPKMRGIRGKILKGSSENCEQCVLHGMELYLRPRFGRRVTMGRRIERLLIEPTVECNLDCPTSCGRKAPKNVSVRARRSMRRMPLALFQKIINETEDNVDQIGFFNYGEPFLHPNIMEMITYTRQKCPNAALFVNTNGTLLTDDAKLKELAFSGLDEILFSIDGATQQSYEKYRKGGDIELALKSLERLASLRRGNKPRIIWQYILFKWNDSDAELRQAERIATEIGVDQFVYQLSAIPLIGSKRFRYGKKEFEYIAPFLYESRRFVHKYEMNSEVHRKDVVRVTVKNVGNIRWNSRKVPWGRFICLEVFRKDLMHPLAEERLHTQEFSRDVGPGDSYTVDLHLEPLWFDERCGNTVYVDCFIEGDLSFRNRGNTPLAICKYAPPPSTPVPLHFFS, encoded by the coding sequence GTGACAGGCGAAGTATCGCTCTTCATACTGCGAGCTAAGAGACTCCTCGAGGGCTACTACCTGACGATGACCAAATCCCTGCGTCGGTTTCCGCCGGTGGAACGAGCATTAAAGGCAACTCGCAGGAGTTTCAGGCAGCTACTGTTCAAACGGATGCAGCTCGGGAATACGTATAATGCAGGAGCAAGCGCAAAGGCCAATTGCCCATTCCCGTTCCTAGAGATGGTCATAAACTGCGACGGCTCTGTCGCGTGCGGCACGCTCGGTGAGGCGCCGATTGTCGGCAATGTGTCGGATCAGAACCTGTGGGAAGTCTGGGATGGGCCAAAGATGAGAGGTATCAGAGGTAAGATCCTAAAGGGTTCATCAGAAAACTGTGAGCAATGCGTGCTGCATGGAATGGAACTCTATCTGCGTCCCAGATTCGGTAGGCGTGTAACGATGGGAAGGAGAATTGAAAGACTCCTGATTGAGCCCACTGTGGAGTGCAATCTGGACTGCCCTACCTCCTGTGGCAGAAAGGCCCCGAAAAACGTCTCGGTCAGAGCCAGGCGCTCGATGAGGAGGATGCCGCTAGCTCTTTTTCAGAAAATCATCAATGAGACGGAGGACAACGTAGATCAGATTGGGTTTTTCAATTACGGCGAACCATTTCTCCATCCGAACATCATGGAAATGATCACCTACACCAGACAGAAGTGCCCGAATGCAGCGTTGTTCGTGAACACTAATGGGACACTATTGACGGACGATGCAAAGCTCAAGGAGCTAGCATTTTCGGGCCTCGACGAGATTCTGTTCTCCATAGATGGGGCGACCCAGCAGAGCTATGAAAAATACCGGAAGGGCGGCGATATTGAACTCGCGCTCAAGTCCCTGGAGAGATTGGCATCCCTACGACGAGGCAATAAGCCGAGGATCATCTGGCAGTATATCCTCTTCAAATGGAACGACTCAGATGCAGAACTCAGACAGGCTGAACGCATTGCGACCGAGATTGGTGTAGATCAATTCGTGTATCAGCTCTCTGCCATCCCATTGATTGGCTCCAAGAGATTCAGATATGGCAAAAAGGAATTCGAGTATATTGCCCCGTTTCTCTACGAAAGCCGAAGATTCGTTCATAAGTACGAGATGAATTCTGAGGTGCACAGGAAGGACGTCGTTAGAGTTACGGTCAAGAACGTAGGCAATATCAGGTGGAACTCCAGAAAAGTCCCCTGGGGAAGGTTTATATGCCTCGAGGTTTTTAGGAAGGACCTCATGCATCCCTTAGCCGAAGAGAGACTTCACACGCAAGAGTTCTCGAGAGACGTTGGTCCTGGAGACTCTTATACAGTGGACCTCCATTTAGAGCCTTTGTGGTTTGACGAGAGGTGCGGTAATACCGTCTATGTCGATTGCTTCATTGAGGGCGACCTGAGTTTCAGGAATAGAGGCAATACTCCCTTGGCTATATGCAAGTATGCGCCTCCTCCCTCTACGCCAGTGCCTTTACATTTCTTCTCTTGA